The Aeromicrobium sp. Leaf245 genome includes a region encoding these proteins:
- a CDS encoding ABC transporter permease: MSALAEEKKKADQQAEASPPAARRGGPRWRDLGQRWALLIAWVVVIVVFGALRPDIYLSAANFQTIFGSQAVLLLLALGLLLPLVTGNLDLSVAANLAFSSVLLAVLQVEAGLSLGVAVLVVLAVGVVIGMVNGFLIVGLGIDSLIATLGIATVLQGLALAISNGQTYSGVSSTLINLSANYRFAGIALGFWYGVVLTLLLAYLFVFTALGRRMLFVGRNAEVSRLSGVPVARIQWGAMVGAAVIASFAGIIYTGSQGAADPTSGLGFLLPAFAACFLGSTAVQPGRFNPVGTFIAVFFLVSGITGLQILGAASYVQQLFYGGALILAVALAKIPERRRKRKKVAA, encoded by the coding sequence ATGAGCGCACTGGCCGAGGAGAAGAAGAAGGCCGACCAGCAGGCGGAGGCATCGCCGCCGGCCGCCCGGAGAGGCGGGCCGCGCTGGCGCGACCTCGGACAGCGCTGGGCGCTGCTCATCGCCTGGGTGGTCGTCATCGTGGTGTTCGGTGCGCTACGTCCCGACATCTACCTGAGCGCGGCGAACTTCCAGACGATCTTCGGGTCGCAGGCGGTCCTCCTGCTGCTTGCGCTGGGACTGCTGCTGCCGCTCGTCACGGGCAACCTCGACCTGTCGGTCGCGGCGAACCTCGCGTTCTCCTCCGTGCTGCTCGCCGTGCTGCAGGTCGAGGCCGGACTGTCGCTCGGGGTCGCGGTCCTCGTGGTTCTGGCGGTCGGCGTCGTCATCGGCATGGTGAACGGCTTCCTGATCGTCGGGCTCGGCATCGACTCCCTCATCGCGACCCTCGGCATCGCCACGGTGCTCCAGGGCCTCGCGTTGGCGATCTCCAACGGTCAGACGTACTCGGGTGTCAGCTCGACCCTCATCAACCTCTCGGCGAACTACCGCTTCGCGGGCATCGCGCTGGGGTTCTGGTACGGCGTCGTCCTGACGCTCCTCCTGGCCTACCTGTTCGTGTTCACCGCGCTCGGTCGCCGCATGCTGTTCGTGGGCCGCAACGCCGAGGTCTCGCGCCTCAGCGGGGTGCCGGTGGCGCGCATCCAGTGGGGTGCGATGGTCGGGGCCGCAGTCATCGCGTCCTTTGCCGGCATCATCTACACCGGCAGCCAGGGAGCCGCCGACCCGACGTCGGGACTCGGCTTCCTCCTGCCCGCCTTCGCGGCGTGCTTCCTCGGATCGACCGCCGTGCAGCCGGGTCGGTTCAACCCCGTCGGCACGTTCATCGCGGTGTTCTTCCTCGTCAGTGGCATCACCGGTCTGCAGATCCTCGGCGCCGCCTCCTACGTCCAGCAGCTGTTCTACGGCGGGGCTCTCATCCTCGCAGTCGCTCTGGCGAAGATCCCCGAGCGCCGCCGCAAGCGCAAGAAGGTGGCGGCGTGA
- a CDS encoding SDR family NAD(P)-dependent oxidoreductase — MSDASLAGRRVLVTGAAGGIGAAVAIAAAGAGAASVLLADRPGAELSAVASQVEAAGAATVVLAADLGEADAVVQLASEAVDRAGEIDVLVNAAGVHERVLAADTAVDVMSLDLWNLVMAINLTAPFLLTRELASSMPNGGSIVNVASQLGLVGAAASPAYTTSKAGLVQLTRSTAVDLAERGIRCNAVAPGAIETAMTDRILASTADPAAARADALDTYVLKRFGLPAEVAEAVCFLASDASAWTTGACFVVDGGQTAWR; from the coding sequence ATGAGTGACGCCTCACTCGCCGGACGTCGCGTCCTGGTCACCGGGGCCGCGGGCGGCATCGGTGCCGCCGTCGCGATCGCCGCGGCCGGTGCCGGTGCCGCGTCCGTCCTCCTGGCCGACCGCCCGGGAGCCGAGCTGTCGGCGGTGGCCTCGCAGGTCGAGGCCGCCGGCGCCGCGACCGTCGTCCTGGCCGCCGACCTGGGCGAGGCGGACGCCGTCGTCCAGCTGGCGAGCGAAGCCGTCGACCGGGCCGGGGAGATCGACGTGCTGGTCAACGCTGCCGGGGTGCACGAACGCGTGCTCGCCGCCGACACCGCCGTCGACGTGATGTCGCTCGACCTGTGGAACCTGGTGATGGCGATCAACCTGACCGCGCCCTTCCTGCTGACCCGCGAGCTCGCCTCGAGCATGCCGAACGGTGGCAGCATCGTGAACGTGGCTTCGCAGCTGGGCCTCGTGGGTGCAGCGGCCAGCCCGGCCTACACGACCAGCAAGGCCGGTCTGGTCCAGCTGACGCGGAGCACCGCGGTCGACCTGGCGGAGCGTGGCATCCGCTGCAACGCGGTGGCGCCCGGCGCCATCGAGACTGCCATGACCGACCGGATCCTCGCCTCCACCGCCGACCCGGCGGCTGCGCGGGCCGACGCCCTCGACACCTACGTGCTGAAGCGGTTCGGCCTGCCTGCCGAGGTCGCGGAGGCCGTGTGCTTCCTGGCCTCCGACGCCTCTGCGTGGACGACGGGCGCCTGCTTCGTCGTCGACGGCGGACAGACCGCCTGGCGCTGA
- a CDS encoding 3-hydroxyacyl-CoA dehydrogenase family protein, with amino-acid sequence MTETTEATTQAISDDVTTVAVVGAGTMGRGIAGLFLRAGHDVRIHDHLPGVAARWVDSLSADELRGDDGRVRATDVATLEELVQGAGLVVEVVAEDRAIKASVLRTVSEHAPAHCIIATNTSSFPIDELAEDCLRPERFLGMHFFNPADVIPGVEVIAGEATDPAVVERVSAWLTAAGKRPATVRSSPGFIANRLQMALFLEAVKCVEEGLVTAADLDTVVSTSFGFRLPFFGPFAIADMAGLDVYRSIFATLQQGFGDRFAAPDSLVALTDQGHYGLKTGRGFRAYAPDEGETLVAARDDAYARMNDLLSDS; translated from the coding sequence ATGACCGAGACGACCGAGGCCACGACCCAGGCCATCAGCGACGACGTCACGACCGTGGCGGTCGTGGGCGCGGGGACCATGGGTCGCGGCATCGCCGGGCTGTTCCTGCGTGCCGGGCACGACGTGCGCATCCACGACCACCTGCCCGGCGTGGCCGCACGATGGGTGGACTCCCTCTCCGCCGACGAGCTGCGGGGCGACGACGGGCGGGTGCGTGCCACCGACGTCGCCACTCTCGAGGAGCTCGTGCAGGGCGCAGGCCTCGTGGTCGAGGTCGTCGCCGAGGACCGCGCGATCAAGGCCTCGGTCCTGCGGACGGTGTCGGAGCATGCGCCCGCGCACTGCATCATCGCCACCAACACGTCGTCGTTCCCGATCGACGAGCTCGCCGAGGACTGCCTGCGACCCGAGCGGTTCCTCGGCATGCACTTCTTCAACCCCGCCGACGTCATCCCCGGCGTCGAGGTCATCGCCGGCGAGGCGACCGACCCGGCCGTCGTCGAGCGGGTCTCCGCCTGGCTGACCGCCGCGGGCAAGCGTCCGGCCACCGTGCGCAGCTCGCCTGGCTTCATCGCCAACCGGCTGCAGATGGCGCTCTTCCTCGAGGCCGTGAAGTGCGTCGAGGAGGGACTGGTCACCGCCGCCGACCTGGACACGGTCGTCTCGACCTCCTTCGGGTTCAGGCTGCCGTTCTTCGGACCGTTCGCGATCGCCGACATGGCGGGCCTGGACGTGTACCGCAGCATCTTCGCGACCCTCCAGCAGGGCTTCGGGGACCGCTTCGCCGCCCCGGACTCGCTGGTGGCGCTCACCGACCAGGGCCACTACGGGCTGAAGACGGGCCGCGGCTTCCGCGCCTACGCACCCGACGAGGGCGAGACGCTCGTGGCGGCGCGCGACGACGCCTACGCCCGCATGAACGACCTGCTGTCGGACTCGTGA
- a CDS encoding FAD-dependent oxidoreductase: protein MTTNATTTLSRVWQPMQIGPLRLKNRIIVPPRVLNWGEDGVLSQRHLDHYRRLVEGGAAMIVTEQHAAYPIAKGSFHHPCSAWEMHSVPQFQKMADIVHEHGAMGAVELFGPGTHDKGMMLLDEWHPLWGVSDIPSIVHNEVPSVMGQREIDEIVAGFVRSARNVRDGGLDGVELHAAHGYLLCQFLSSIYNKRTDRYGGSLENRARIILDIARGIRAEVGDDLALGIRLSYDEFVDGVGITPDEADEHVRLFASTGLFDYFSISAGSYHTLHRGTAPMQEDDGHLVPFARRAKEIVSDRAAVIAVGKIKDLHLAEEVIASGAADVVAMGRAQLADPQIVRKTLEGREHEIIRCTSVNECIGRLFDETEVICMMNPVTGREARWGTTDRVAPEDAKSVLVVGGGPSGLKLASVAATRGHRVTLVEERDELGGHLNLLSSMPQQPGWAVAADDLVRAAQNAGVEIRLGTRADADFVRSFGADRVFLAVGSYYDTRGVSPWTPQVDEVPGIDAPHVLAIDEAVRRVLEHGGSALGPRVVIVDESGQYLPLGLAELVAGAGAHVSIVTPQMYVGAELERHLGLPWKMPRLLDLGVEFVPQRRLDAVSGACVVTSDLWNGRSVEIPDVSTLVLSIHRRSRTDLAEELVDLGETVQRVGDALAPRKIAELTYEGELIGRQI, encoded by the coding sequence ATGACGACGAACGCCACCACCACGCTGAGCCGGGTCTGGCAGCCGATGCAGATCGGCCCGCTGCGGCTCAAGAACCGCATCATCGTGCCCCCGCGGGTGCTCAACTGGGGCGAGGACGGCGTGCTGAGCCAGCGCCACCTGGACCACTACCGCCGGCTGGTCGAGGGCGGCGCCGCCATGATCGTCACCGAGCAGCACGCGGCCTACCCCATCGCAAAGGGCTCCTTCCACCACCCGTGCTCGGCGTGGGAGATGCACTCCGTGCCGCAGTTCCAGAAGATGGCCGACATCGTGCACGAGCACGGCGCGATGGGTGCGGTCGAGCTCTTCGGGCCCGGTACCCACGACAAGGGCATGATGCTGCTCGACGAGTGGCACCCGCTGTGGGGCGTCTCGGACATCCCGTCGATCGTGCACAACGAGGTGCCGTCGGTGATGGGCCAGCGCGAGATCGACGAGATCGTCGCCGGTTTCGTCCGGTCGGCGCGCAACGTGCGCGACGGCGGCCTCGACGGGGTGGAGCTGCACGCCGCGCACGGCTACCTGCTGTGCCAGTTCCTGAGCTCGATCTACAACAAGCGCACCGACCGGTACGGCGGCTCGTTGGAGAACCGGGCCCGGATCATCCTCGACATCGCCCGGGGCATCCGCGCCGAGGTCGGCGACGACCTGGCGCTCGGCATCCGCCTGTCCTACGACGAGTTCGTCGACGGCGTCGGCATCACGCCCGACGAGGCCGACGAGCACGTGCGCCTGTTCGCCTCGACCGGGCTGTTCGACTACTTCAGCATCTCGGCGGGCAGCTACCACACGCTTCACCGCGGGACGGCGCCCATGCAGGAGGACGACGGCCACCTCGTGCCGTTCGCGCGACGCGCCAAGGAGATCGTGTCCGACCGGGCCGCTGTCATCGCCGTGGGCAAGATCAAGGACCTCCACCTGGCCGAGGAGGTCATCGCCTCGGGCGCCGCCGACGTCGTCGCCATGGGCCGGGCGCAGCTGGCCGACCCGCAGATCGTCCGCAAGACCCTCGAGGGGCGTGAGCACGAGATCATCCGCTGCACGAGCGTCAACGAGTGCATCGGGCGGTTGTTCGACGAGACCGAGGTCATCTGCATGATGAACCCGGTCACCGGCCGCGAGGCGCGCTGGGGCACCACCGACAGGGTCGCGCCCGAGGACGCGAAGAGCGTGCTGGTCGTGGGCGGGGGCCCCTCCGGCCTCAAGCTGGCCTCGGTCGCCGCCACGCGGGGCCATCGCGTGACCCTCGTGGAGGAGCGCGACGAGCTGGGCGGTCACCTGAACCTCCTGTCCTCGATGCCGCAGCAGCCCGGCTGGGCCGTCGCTGCGGACGACCTGGTGCGCGCGGCGCAGAACGCCGGTGTCGAGATCCGGCTCGGGACACGCGCCGACGCCGACTTCGTCCGGTCCTTCGGGGCCGACCGCGTCTTCCTGGCGGTCGGCTCGTACTACGACACCCGGGGAGTGAGTCCCTGGACGCCCCAGGTCGACGAGGTGCCCGGCATCGACGCCCCCCACGTCCTCGCCATCGACGAGGCCGTGCGCCGCGTGCTCGAGCACGGCGGCAGTGCTCTCGGTCCGCGCGTGGTGATCGTGGACGAGTCCGGGCAGTACCTGCCGCTCGGCCTGGCCGAGCTCGTGGCCGGGGCCGGGGCCCACGTCTCGATCGTCACCCCGCAGATGTACGTCGGAGCGGAGCTGGAGCGCCACCTCGGCCTGCCGTGGAAGATGCCCCGCCTGCTCGACCTCGGGGTCGAGTTCGTCCCGCAGCGGCGGCTCGACGCGGTCAGCGGCGCCTGCGTCGTGACGTCCGACCTCTGGAACGGGCGCTCGGTCGAGATCCCCGACGTGAGCACGCTGGTGCTCTCCATCCACCGCCGCTCCCGCACGGACCTGGCCGAGGAGCTCGTGGACCTCGGCGAGACCGTCCAGCGCGTGGGCGACGCGCTCGCCCCGCGCAAGATCGCCGAGCTCACCTACGAGGGTGAGCTCATCGGTCGTCAGATCTGA
- a CDS encoding Ohr family peroxiredoxin, producing MPKILYSTEATTTTGRGGSVATSDGRLDLQLSAPKELGGDSGPGTNPEQLLAAGYAACFNTALRAVLGQHDVTDVEPVVSAQVGIFRYPEGYRLDVAVTAELPDVDPVVAEKYVAEADQMCPFSDALRGDAIVSVGLAE from the coding sequence ATGCCCAAGATCCTGTACTCCACCGAGGCCACCACCACCACGGGCCGCGGCGGGTCCGTCGCCACGAGCGACGGTCGTCTCGACCTCCAGCTCTCCGCACCGAAGGAGCTGGGCGGCGACTCCGGCCCCGGCACCAACCCCGAGCAGCTGCTCGCCGCCGGGTACGCCGCGTGCTTCAACACGGCGCTCCGCGCGGTGCTGGGCCAGCACGACGTCACGGACGTCGAGCCGGTCGTCTCGGCGCAGGTCGGCATCTTCCGCTACCCGGAGGGCTACCGGCTCGACGTGGCGGTGACCGCCGAGCTCCCCGACGTCGACCCCGTCGTCGCGGAGAAGTACGTCGCCGAGGCCGACCAGATGTGCCCGTTCTCCGACGCGCTGCGCGGCGACGCGATCGTCAGCGTCGGGCTGGCGGAGTAG
- a CDS encoding SDR family NAD(P)-dependent oxidoreductase, whose translation MEGRRRRVLVTGGSLGIGAACVRSLAQAGDHVVVADVLDAEGSELVAALVAEGLSAEYVHLDVEVPDDVVAGIAATADDGFDVVVANAGIARRRPFGDLTDAEWAHVLDVNLTGAMRVVRAALPGLRARGGGSVVAMSSVHGVAYGWAEHAHYSTSKAGLVGLVRALASELGPDGIRVNAVAPGMIRTAQSLDEVNSAGAVALDAAASSVPLRRIGEPDEVADVVLFLASDAARYVTGQALVVDGGLTVHLG comes from the coding sequence GTGGAGGGCCGCCGCCGTAGGGTCCTGGTCACCGGCGGGTCGCTGGGGATCGGCGCGGCGTGCGTGAGGTCCCTGGCCCAGGCCGGGGACCACGTGGTGGTGGCCGACGTGCTCGACGCGGAGGGGTCCGAGCTGGTGGCCGCGCTGGTCGCCGAGGGCCTCTCGGCGGAGTACGTGCACCTGGACGTCGAGGTGCCCGACGACGTGGTCGCCGGGATCGCGGCCACGGCGGACGACGGCTTCGACGTCGTCGTCGCGAACGCCGGCATCGCCCGCCGCCGTCCCTTCGGCGACCTGACCGACGCCGAGTGGGCCCACGTCCTCGACGTGAACCTCACCGGAGCCATGCGCGTCGTGCGCGCCGCGCTGCCCGGGCTCCGAGCCCGCGGCGGGGGAAGCGTGGTCGCGATGTCGTCCGTGCACGGCGTGGCCTACGGCTGGGCCGAGCACGCGCACTACTCCACCTCCAAGGCCGGTCTCGTGGGTCTGGTGCGCGCCCTGGCGTCCGAGCTCGGCCCCGACGGTATCCGGGTCAACGCCGTCGCGCCGGGGATGATCCGGACGGCCCAGTCGCTCGACGAGGTCAACTCCGCGGGTGCCGTGGCCCTCGACGCGGCGGCCTCGAGCGTCCCGCTGCGACGGATCGGCGAGCCGGACGAGGTCGCCGACGTGGTGCTCTTCCTCGCCTCCGACGCCGCGCGCTACGTCACGGGCCAGGCGCTCGTCGTCGACGGTGGCCTCACGGTCCACCTGGGCTGA
- a CDS encoding XdhC family protein, with product MRAVLPDLVRALDEDGSVVLATVVGTWGSAPQPAGAAMLRRLDGRVVGSISGGCVEGATYELAEQVQDTGEPVRCRFDVSDDDAIAVGLTCGGTIEVHVERVDVDQRPLWTTVLASVRDGRTTTIVSAPPADGAPPAPRILLEDVALDGVDGWDGDDLARVSVAASAGGGLVRLGHGPTGPDPTSPDPTSPDPTSPDPTSPDPTSPDPTSPDPTSPGREAFVSVLEAAPRLLVYGAVDFAAALCDQVRLLGYRTTVCDARAVFATSERFPSADEVVVDWPHRHLEREVLAGRTDGRTVVCVLTHDEKFDLPLLTLALTRDDLGYVGAMGSARTHHRRVASLADAGVPPERVARLHSPIGLHLGGRTPAETALAIAAEVTASRHGASMQHLRGAQTPIHGRATPAVGHLRPAVPGA from the coding sequence GTGCGCGCCGTGCTGCCCGACCTGGTCCGCGCCCTGGACGAGGACGGGTCCGTGGTGCTGGCGACCGTCGTCGGCACGTGGGGCAGTGCGCCACAGCCGGCGGGCGCCGCCATGCTGCGACGGCTGGACGGTCGCGTGGTCGGCTCGATCTCCGGAGGCTGCGTGGAGGGCGCGACCTACGAGCTCGCCGAGCAGGTCCAGGACACCGGTGAACCGGTCCGGTGCCGCTTCGACGTGAGCGACGACGACGCGATCGCGGTGGGACTGACCTGTGGCGGCACCATCGAGGTCCACGTCGAGCGGGTGGACGTCGACCAGCGACCGCTCTGGACGACCGTCCTGGCGAGCGTCCGGGACGGGCGCACGACGACGATCGTGTCCGCGCCCCCCGCGGACGGCGCACCTCCCGCGCCGCGCATCCTGCTCGAGGACGTCGCGCTCGACGGCGTCGACGGCTGGGACGGGGACGACCTCGCCCGGGTCTCGGTCGCCGCGTCAGCGGGCGGCGGCCTGGTCCGGCTCGGCCACGGCCCGACCGGCCCCGACCCGACCAGCCCCGACCCGACCAGCCCCGACCCGACCAGCCCGGACCCGACCAGCCCGGACCCGACCAGCCCCGATCCGACCAGCCCCGATCCGACCAGCCCCGGGCGCGAGGCGTTCGTCTCGGTCCTGGAGGCGGCCCCGCGCCTGCTCGTGTACGGCGCCGTCGACTTCGCCGCAGCGTTGTGCGACCAGGTGCGGCTGCTGGGGTACCGGACGACGGTGTGCGACGCACGTGCCGTCTTCGCCACCTCCGAGCGGTTCCCCTCGGCGGACGAGGTGGTCGTCGACTGGCCCCACCGCCACCTCGAGCGGGAGGTGCTGGCCGGACGGACCGACGGGCGGACCGTGGTGTGCGTGCTGACGCACGACGAGAAGTTCGACCTCCCGCTGCTGACCCTCGCCCTGACGCGCGACGACCTGGGCTACGTCGGGGCCATGGGGTCGGCGCGCACCCATCATCGTCGCGTGGCGTCGCTCGCGGACGCGGGCGTGCCGCCCGAGCGGGTGGCGCGCCTGCACAGTCCCATCGGGCTGCACCTGGGTGGACGGACGCCCGCCGAGACGGCGCTCGCGATCGCCGCCGAGGTGACGGCCTCTCGGCACGGTGCCTCGATGCAGCACCTGCGCGGCGCGCAGACGCCCATCCACGGCCGGGCGACACCAGCCGTCGGGCACCTCCGGCCCGCCGTCCCCGGCGCGTGA
- a CDS encoding sugar ABC transporter substrate-binding protein: protein MRRPTPRGAAVGAATLSLLLVAACGSGSGSEGGAGGGTADQAAAKAAIDEAKAVPEFVAPGPAFDASAARGKRIALVPDYPMLPFVQEINVGLKDAAKEAGLEVDDCNNDGTVGGWVKCFDKAISSKPDLIVLNGSPSPSQLQPQIKAAEAAGIPVIANHVPLDDEFPKGTLPKTNVTGLTAVQPGPFVQGAKLMADYTVAEDGADVNALIVTANEAPASRGLVKMIQDELAAVCDSCENEVLNVPIVDWATKLQGEVRTALLKDPSINWVITIYDGAMPNVVPAIQAAGRKGKVKLTGFNGQGFALSGIADGTVTSTMGENLEWTGWSTIDRALRVLVNGDADDATDMDTPVRVWDSSNIDEAGTPPKPTQGYGDTFKDGYLELWGVK, encoded by the coding sequence ATGCGACGACCCACCCCCCGAGGAGCCGCCGTCGGTGCGGCCACCCTGTCCCTGCTGCTCGTGGCCGCCTGCGGCTCGGGCTCCGGCAGCGAAGGCGGCGCCGGAGGCGGCACCGCCGACCAGGCCGCCGCGAAGGCCGCCATCGACGAGGCGAAGGCCGTGCCCGAGTTCGTCGCCCCCGGACCCGCCTTCGACGCGAGCGCGGCGCGCGGCAAGCGCATCGCGCTCGTGCCCGACTACCCCATGCTCCCGTTCGTCCAGGAGATCAACGTCGGGCTCAAGGATGCGGCGAAGGAGGCCGGGCTCGAGGTCGACGACTGCAACAACGACGGCACCGTCGGCGGCTGGGTGAAGTGCTTCGACAAGGCGATCTCCTCCAAGCCCGACCTCATCGTCCTCAACGGCTCGCCCTCCCCGTCGCAGCTGCAGCCACAGATCAAGGCCGCCGAGGCGGCGGGCATCCCCGTCATCGCCAACCACGTGCCGCTCGACGACGAGTTCCCGAAGGGCACGCTCCCGAAGACCAACGTCACCGGACTCACCGCGGTGCAGCCCGGACCGTTCGTCCAGGGGGCCAAGCTCATGGCCGACTACACGGTCGCCGAGGACGGCGCCGACGTGAACGCGCTGATCGTCACCGCGAACGAGGCGCCCGCGAGCCGCGGCCTGGTCAAGATGATCCAGGACGAGCTGGCCGCCGTGTGCGACTCGTGCGAGAACGAGGTCCTCAACGTCCCGATCGTCGACTGGGCCACCAAGCTGCAGGGCGAGGTGCGCACCGCGCTCCTGAAGGACCCGAGCATCAACTGGGTCATCACGATCTACGACGGCGCCATGCCGAACGTCGTCCCGGCCATCCAGGCCGCGGGTCGCAAGGGCAAGGTCAAGCTGACGGGGTTCAACGGCCAGGGCTTCGCCCTCTCGGGAATCGCCGACGGCACCGTCACCTCCACCATGGGCGAGAACCTGGAGTGGACCGGGTGGTCCACGATCGACCGTGCGCTGCGCGTGCTCGTGAACGGCGACGCCGACGACGCGACCGATATGGACACGCCCGTCCGCGTCTGGGACTCGTCGAACATCGACGAGGCGGGCACGCCGCCGAAGCCCACCCAGGGCTACGGCGACACCTTCAAGGACGGCTACCTCGAGCTGTGGGGGGTCAAGTAG